In Zingiber officinale cultivar Zhangliang chromosome 11B, Zo_v1.1, whole genome shotgun sequence, a single window of DNA contains:
- the LOC122034328 gene encoding transcription initiation factor TFIID subunit 15b-like isoform X1: MSSSYGSGGPDDTAQPPRGGSYGRGRGGGGGYGGNQGNRGGSGGYGGGGGGYQGGDRGNRGGGGGPRGGGRGGGVGREGDWRCPNSSCGNMNFARRVECNKCGAPCPGGGRGGGSGDSNRGGDGGGGFNRGGGGDYNDGQGGARGSYNNRGGGYSGNRGGRSDYEGRGGDFGGRGASYNDNNREREDDRYGQVAPPPSAGYGGPGGAAGNYTPPNCYGANSAYAGDSVTPPSNYGGPNSYPPPYGVPPPNAYANEGSLARGGPPSSYGGPPSRHGGGYGDRGNPGRGGGAPPRHEGGAYGAAPTDAGAQIKQCDESCGESCDNSRIYISNLPPDVTTDELRDLFGGIGQVGKLKQKRGYKDQWPWNIKIYTDESGNNKGDAVLSYEDPAAAHSAGGFYNNYDMRGYKINVAMAEKTALKAAPSYGGGRGGYGGGDRRRDNYNGGGGPERHQYGGQRSRPY; encoded by the exons ATGTCAAGTTCCTACGGCTCCGGTGGACCTGATGACACTGCGCAGCCTCCTCGCGGCGGCAGTTACGGACGAGGCCGTGGAGGCGGCGGCGGGTACGGTGGAAACCAGGGGAATCGAG GTGGAAGCGGCGGCTACGGTGGCGGTGGCGGTGGCTATCAAGGCGGAGATCGTGGAAACCGGGGAGGTGGCGGTGGACCCCGAGGTGGAGGTCGTGGTGGCGGAGTTGGTCGGGAGGGAGATTGGCGATGCCCCAACTCCAG TTGCGGAAATATGAACTTCGCAAGAAGAGTGGAGTGCAACAAGTGTGGAGCTCCGTGTCCCGGTGGTGGGCGTGGTGGTGGTTCTGGTGACAGCAACAGAGGAGGTGATGGTGGCGGTGGTTTCAATAGAGGTGGTGGTGGTGATTATAATGATGGTCAAGGTGGTGCCCGTGGTAGTTATAACAACCGGGGCGGTGGATATTCTGGGAACCGTGGCGGTAGAAGTGATTATGAAGGAAGAGGTGGAGATTTTGGGGGAAGAGGTGCTTCTTATAATGATAATAATCGAGAGCGAGAGGATGACAGATATGGTCAAGTTGCACCGCCTCCCTCAGCTGGTTATGGCGGTCCTGGTGGTGCTGCCGGGAATTATACTCCTCCCAATTGTTACGGTGCAAATAGTGCCTATGCTGGTGATTCTGTTACACCTCCTAGTAATTATGGTGGCCCTAATTCTTACCCTCCTCCATACGGTGTACCCCCTCCAAATGCATATGCTAATGAAGGTTCTTTGGCTCGTGGTGGTCCACCATCTAGCTATGGCGGTCCACCATCCAGACATGGTGGTGGATATGGTGATCGTGGGAACCCTGGCCGTGGTGGTGGTGCTCCACCTCGCCACGAGGGTGGTGCATATGGTGCTGCTCCTACTGATGCTGGTGCTCAGATCAAACAATGTGATGAAAGCTGTGGAGAATCTTGTGATAACTCGAGGATCTACATCTCAAACTTGCCTCCTGATGTGACTACAGATGAGCTACGTGACCTTTTCGGAGGAATCGGTCAG GTTGGCAAGCTCAAGCAAAAGCGAGGCTACAAAGACCAGTGGCCTTGGAATATAAAGATATATACAGATGAATCTGGGAATAACAAAGGAGATGCTGTGCTCTCATATGAAGATCCTGCTGCTGCTCATTCTGCCGGAGGCTTCTATAATA ACTACGACATGAGAGGGTACAAGATTAATGTTGCGATGGCAGAGAAGACTGCACTCAAAGCAGCCCCTTCATATGG TGGTGGCAGAGGGGGTTATGGTGGAGGAGATCGACGTAGAGATAATTATAATGGTGGTGGTGGACCTGAGAGGCACCAGTACGGCGGCCAGCGATCTCGACCGTATTAG
- the LOC122034328 gene encoding transcription initiation factor TFIID subunit 15b-like isoform X2 yields the protein MSSSYGSGGPDDTAQPPRGGSYGRGRGGGGGYGGNQGNRGGSGGYGGGGGGYQGGDRGNRGGGGGPRGGGRGGGVGREGDWRCPNSSCGNMNFARRVECNKCGAPCPGGGRGGGSGDSNRGGDGGGGFNRGGGGDYNDGQGGARGSYNNRGGGYSGNRGGRSDYEGRGGDFGGRGASYNDNNREREDDRYGQVAPPPSAGYGGPGGAAGNYTPPNCYGANSAYAGDSVTPPSNYGGPNSYPPPYGVPPPNAYANEGSLARGGPPSSYGGPPSRHGGGYGDRGNPGRGGGAPPRHEGGAYGAAPTDAGAQIKQCDESCGESCDNSRIYISNLPPDVTTDELRDLFGGIGQVGKLKQKRGYKDQWPWNIKIYTDESGNNKGDAVLSYEDPAAAHSAGGFYNMVAEGVMVEEIDVEIIIMVVVDLRGTSTAASDLDRIRLSYVF from the exons ATGTCAAGTTCCTACGGCTCCGGTGGACCTGATGACACTGCGCAGCCTCCTCGCGGCGGCAGTTACGGACGAGGCCGTGGAGGCGGCGGCGGGTACGGTGGAAACCAGGGGAATCGAG GTGGAAGCGGCGGCTACGGTGGCGGTGGCGGTGGCTATCAAGGCGGAGATCGTGGAAACCGGGGAGGTGGCGGTGGACCCCGAGGTGGAGGTCGTGGTGGCGGAGTTGGTCGGGAGGGAGATTGGCGATGCCCCAACTCCAG TTGCGGAAATATGAACTTCGCAAGAAGAGTGGAGTGCAACAAGTGTGGAGCTCCGTGTCCCGGTGGTGGGCGTGGTGGTGGTTCTGGTGACAGCAACAGAGGAGGTGATGGTGGCGGTGGTTTCAATAGAGGTGGTGGTGGTGATTATAATGATGGTCAAGGTGGTGCCCGTGGTAGTTATAACAACCGGGGCGGTGGATATTCTGGGAACCGTGGCGGTAGAAGTGATTATGAAGGAAGAGGTGGAGATTTTGGGGGAAGAGGTGCTTCTTATAATGATAATAATCGAGAGCGAGAGGATGACAGATATGGTCAAGTTGCACCGCCTCCCTCAGCTGGTTATGGCGGTCCTGGTGGTGCTGCCGGGAATTATACTCCTCCCAATTGTTACGGTGCAAATAGTGCCTATGCTGGTGATTCTGTTACACCTCCTAGTAATTATGGTGGCCCTAATTCTTACCCTCCTCCATACGGTGTACCCCCTCCAAATGCATATGCTAATGAAGGTTCTTTGGCTCGTGGTGGTCCACCATCTAGCTATGGCGGTCCACCATCCAGACATGGTGGTGGATATGGTGATCGTGGGAACCCTGGCCGTGGTGGTGGTGCTCCACCTCGCCACGAGGGTGGTGCATATGGTGCTGCTCCTACTGATGCTGGTGCTCAGATCAAACAATGTGATGAAAGCTGTGGAGAATCTTGTGATAACTCGAGGATCTACATCTCAAACTTGCCTCCTGATGTGACTACAGATGAGCTACGTGACCTTTTCGGAGGAATCGGTCAG GTTGGCAAGCTCAAGCAAAAGCGAGGCTACAAAGACCAGTGGCCTTGGAATATAAAGATATATACAGATGAATCTGGGAATAACAAAGGAGATGCTGTGCTCTCATATGAAGATCCTGCTGCTGCTCATTCTGCCGGAGGCTTCTATAATA TGGTGGCAGAGGGGGTTATGGTGGAGGAGATCGACGTAGAGATAATTATAATGGTGGTGGTGGACCTGAGAGGCACCAGTACGGCGGCCAGCGATCTCGACCGTATTAGGCTGAGTTATGTGTTCTGA